One genomic window of Etheostoma spectabile isolate EspeVRDwgs_2016 chromosome 7, UIUC_Espe_1.0, whole genome shotgun sequence includes the following:
- the rap1aa gene encoding RAP1A, member of RAS oncogene family a, with protein sequence MREYKLVVLGSGGVGKSALTVQFVQGIFVEKYDPTIEDSYRKQVEVDGQQCMLEILDTAGTEQFTAMRDLYMKNGQGFALVYSITAQSTFNDLQDLREQILRVKDTEDVPMILVGNKCDLEDERVVGKEQGQNLARQWSNCAFLETSAKSKINVNEIFYDLVRQINRKTPMEKKTKKKSSCTLL encoded by the exons ATGCGCGAGTACAAGCTAGTAGTGCTGGGATCAGGAGGCGTGGGAAAATCGGCACTG ACAGTCCAATTTGTGCAAGGCATTTTTGTGGAGAAGTATGATCCCACAATAGAAGACTCCTACAGAAAG CAAGTCGAGGTGGACGGGCAGCAGTGCATGCTTGAAATCCTGGACACGGCTGGAACA GAACAGTTCACGGCTATGAGGGACCTGTACATGAAGAATGGCCAAGGTTTTGCTTTGGTCTACTCCATTACAGCACAGTCGACATTTAACGATCTACAGGACCTCCGGGAACAGATCCTGCGAGTAAAAGACACCGAGGAC GTTCCAATGATCCTGGTGGGAAACAAATGTGACCTGGAGGACGAGCGTGTGGTTGGCAAGGAGCAGGGGCAGAACCTGGCCCGTCAGTGGAGCAACTGTGCCTTTTTAGAGACTTCAGCTAAAtcaaaaatcaatgttaatgaG ATTTTCTATGATCTGGTGAGACAGATCAACAGAAAAACACCGAtggaaaagaagacaaaaaagaagtCGAGTTGCACATTGCTTTAA